A portion of the Paenibacillus marchantiae genome contains these proteins:
- a CDS encoding H-type small acid-soluble spore protein codes for MDVKRAKAIYDSKDTIAVTLEGDPVWIENVDEANGMATVQVGSRPGNTQTVRVDRLEE; via the coding sequence TTGGATGTGAAACGCGCGAAAGCCATTTATGATTCCAAAGATACGATTGCAGTTACATTGGAAGGAGATCCGGTCTGGATCGAAAATGTGGATGAAGCTAATGGCATGGCAACGGTGCAGGTGGGCAGTAGACCGGGGAATACCCAGACGGTACGTGTAGACCGTTTGGAAGAGTAA
- a CDS encoding YitT family protein, with product MSNVSVKELTSKPDRNVKSSVFSLKLLQRIVMILVGAALMAVSLEVFLVPNGVIDGGITGISIMVSELTHLPLGIFLTLLNLPFLILGYKQIGKTFALSTLLGIVVMSIGTSLLHRVPALTPGEPLLGAVFGGLILGVGVGLVIRSGGSLDGTEIVAILLSEKSPLSVGQIVLFINVFIFAGAGFVFGWPNALYSMIAYYIAMKMIDIVNEGLDQSKSVWIISEKYRDIGSALTDRLGRGVTFLDGEGGFSGDEKKIIFVVITRLEEAKLKSIVEDWDPHAFVAIGNIHDVKGGRFKKKGIH from the coding sequence ATGTCCAATGTATCGGTTAAAGAACTAACATCCAAGCCGGACCGCAATGTGAAGAGTTCGGTGTTTTCACTGAAGCTTCTGCAGCGCATCGTGATGATTCTGGTCGGTGCTGCACTGATGGCTGTGTCACTCGAAGTATTTCTCGTGCCGAATGGCGTTATTGATGGGGGAATAACAGGGATCTCGATTATGGTGTCAGAGCTTACACATCTGCCACTCGGAATTTTCCTGACCTTGCTGAACTTGCCTTTCCTGATTCTGGGGTATAAACAAATTGGTAAAACGTTTGCGCTATCTACACTGCTCGGGATCGTTGTAATGTCCATTGGAACGTCATTGTTACACCGCGTTCCTGCACTGACGCCAGGTGAACCACTGCTTGGAGCTGTATTTGGTGGGTTGATCTTGGGGGTTGGTGTTGGTCTCGTCATTCGTTCTGGCGGTTCACTGGATGGTACGGAGATTGTAGCCATACTGTTGAGTGAGAAATCACCATTGTCTGTAGGTCAGATCGTATTGTTCATTAACGTATTTATTTTTGCAGGTGCAGGTTTTGTGTTTGGCTGGCCAAACGCCCTGTATTCCATGATTGCTTATTATATTGCAATGAAGATGATTGATATTGTGAATGAAGGATTGGATCAATCCAAATCGGTATGGATTATCAGCGAGAAGTACCGTGATATTGGTTCAGCCTTAACCGACCGTCTGGGTCGTGGTGTCACTTTCCTGGATGGAGAGGGTGGCTTCAGCGGAGACGAGAAGAAAATTATCTTTGTGGTTATTACTCGTTTGGAAGAAGCTAAACTGAAGTCCATTGTTGAAGATTGGGACCCACATGCCTTTGTGGCGATTGGCAACATTCACGATGTGAAGGGCGGACGTTTCAAGAAAAAAGGTATACATTAG
- the rimI gene encoding ribosomal protein S18-alanine N-acetyltransferase, with the protein MDNVENDEQEATLQFRFMTLDDIPDVMIIEHEAFTLPWTEEAFQNELTHNHFAKYMVMELEGTAIGYAGMWTIMDEAHITNIAVREAYRGRKLGEKLLDELMKTAAYLGMERMTLEVRVSNRIAQSLYQKKGFESAGLRKGYYSDNGEDAMIMWANLPPASRSGEEEGSVTDS; encoded by the coding sequence ATGGACAACGTGGAGAATGATGAGCAGGAAGCAACGCTTCAGTTCAGGTTCATGACTCTGGATGATATTCCCGATGTCATGATTATTGAACATGAAGCCTTTACCCTGCCCTGGACGGAAGAAGCATTTCAAAATGAATTGACACACAATCATTTTGCTAAATATATGGTCATGGAATTGGAAGGTACAGCGATCGGCTATGCCGGCATGTGGACAATCATGGATGAAGCCCACATTACCAATATTGCAGTCCGGGAAGCTTATCGTGGGCGCAAGCTCGGTGAGAAGCTTCTGGACGAATTGATGAAAACGGCGGCTTATCTCGGGATGGAACGAATGACGCTGGAAGTCAGGGTTTCGAATCGGATTGCCCAGAGCTTGTATCAGAAAAAAGGGTTTGAATCGGCTGGTCTTCGCAAAGGGTATTACTCCGACAATGGGGAAGATGCGATGATTATGTGGGCGAATTTGCCGCCTGCGAGCCGGAGCGGCGAAGAGGAAGGAAGCGTAACGGATTCATGA
- the cls gene encoding cardiolipin synthase: MFWLVIILLVFTFQAATILLLEFRNPAKAVAWLFILFCVPLIGFVVYYFVAQDYSKRKKVRKGGSRIFREIRETIWEQAHIVEHADQMSGSRYNHQHRLFNLLSHLSESPITGCNRSQVLTNGEETFEAMLRAMEQAEHHLHVEFYIFRDDVISTKFQDVMIRKAKEGVKVRLICDGLGSHKMSWSFIRKFQDAGVEFHYFLPPLIATIDRRVNYRNHRKIVVVDGRIGFVGGINIGDDYLGQYPEVGFWRDTHVQIEGDAVYFLQNTFLNDWKLASGEQITEPQLTELFPPHICSGEERIQILASGPDQDWDAIQEMCFGAISVACERIYITTPYFIPDPALYEAIKTAAVSGVDVKIIIPYQSDSRLVHLASLSYVEELLRAGVKFYQYRKGFVHAKVLIVDDLLATVGTANMDMRSFFCNFELTAVLFEKSSMERLTEDFERDLDECSQIDVKVFQQRSRWQKGAEMLSRMLSPLL; the protein is encoded by the coding sequence ATGTTTTGGCTGGTCATTATATTGCTCGTATTTACTTTTCAGGCAGCCACCATTCTGTTGCTGGAATTCCGTAATCCGGCGAAAGCTGTGGCATGGCTTTTTATTTTATTCTGTGTACCCTTGATCGGCTTTGTTGTGTATTATTTTGTCGCCCAGGACTACAGCAAACGAAAGAAGGTCCGTAAGGGCGGTTCGCGAATCTTTCGGGAAATACGGGAAACGATCTGGGAGCAGGCTCATATTGTCGAGCATGCCGATCAGATGTCTGGTAGCCGATACAATCATCAGCATCGTTTGTTCAACCTGCTGTCACACCTGTCTGAGAGCCCAATTACAGGTTGCAATCGGAGTCAAGTACTGACGAATGGTGAGGAGACATTTGAAGCCATGTTGAGGGCCATGGAACAGGCAGAGCACCATCTGCATGTTGAATTTTATATTTTTCGGGATGATGTCATCAGTACAAAGTTTCAGGACGTGATGATTCGCAAGGCGAAAGAAGGCGTCAAAGTGCGTTTGATCTGCGATGGACTCGGCAGTCACAAGATGAGCTGGAGCTTTATCCGCAAGTTTCAGGACGCAGGCGTGGAGTTTCATTATTTTCTGCCGCCGCTCATTGCAACGATTGACCGAAGGGTGAATTACCGGAATCACCGTAAAATTGTTGTGGTGGATGGAAGGATTGGATTTGTGGGTGGAATTAATATAGGTGATGATTATCTCGGACAATATCCGGAGGTTGGATTCTGGCGCGATACCCATGTACAGATTGAAGGAGATGCCGTATATTTCCTGCAAAATACGTTCCTGAACGACTGGAAACTTGCTTCCGGCGAGCAGATTACAGAGCCTCAACTGACAGAGCTGTTCCCTCCACATATTTGCAGCGGGGAAGAGCGGATTCAGATTCTGGCCAGCGGGCCGGATCAGGACTGGGATGCCATTCAAGAAATGTGCTTTGGGGCGATTTCCGTGGCATGCGAACGCATATACATCACAACACCCTATTTCATTCCGGACCCCGCATTGTATGAAGCGATTAAGACAGCTGCCGTGAGCGGGGTAGATGTGAAAATCATCATTCCTTATCAATCGGATTCCCGGCTTGTGCACTTGGCCTCACTGTCCTATGTCGAAGAACTGTTGCGTGCGGGAGTGAAATTCTATCAATATCGCAAAGGTTTTGTGCATGCCAAGGTCCTGATTGTGGATGATTTGCTTGCGACGGTAGGCACAGCCAATATGGATATGCGGAGCTTTTTCTGCAATTTCGAGTTGACCGCTGTGTTATTCGAAAAATCATCCATGGAACGGCTGACCGAGGATTTTGAACGTGATTTGGATGAATGCAGCCAGATTGACGTGAAGGTGTTTCAGCAGCGTTCACGGTGGCAAAAAGGGGCAGAAATGCTTTCTCGCATGCTTTCTCCGCTGCTTTAG
- the ku gene encoding non-homologous end joining protein Ku → MHTVWKGAISFGLVHVPVKMFSATEDKDISMRYIHKVCGSPLAYVRKCPSCEVEVQWEEITKGYEYEKGKFVLFEKDELEALNDSSSKTITILDFVDLTEIDPIYFQKTYYLSPDQAGGNAYQLLMTAMRDTGKIGIAKISIRSKSSLAAIRVLDDCLSMETIFYPDEIRPVSQVPNLPEVLNVNEKELTMAKLLIDQLSTPFEPGKYTDDYRAKLLDLINHKVAGEEIKIAPAKPEANVMDLMAALQASIEAVKPIPTDPGTTTAKPKKRAPKKTSVQAVAGGEAEAPAPSKRKKATPKPKA, encoded by the coding sequence ATGCATACGGTCTGGAAAGGTGCAATTAGCTTTGGTCTGGTTCATGTTCCTGTCAAAATGTTTTCGGCTACCGAAGACAAAGACATCTCCATGCGTTACATTCACAAAGTCTGCGGCAGCCCACTCGCTTATGTACGTAAATGTCCTTCCTGCGAAGTTGAGGTTCAATGGGAAGAGATCACCAAAGGATATGAATATGAGAAAGGCAAATTCGTCTTATTCGAAAAGGACGAGCTTGAAGCGTTAAATGATTCCAGCAGCAAAACCATTACCATTCTGGATTTCGTAGATTTAACGGAGATCGATCCGATTTATTTTCAAAAAACGTATTACCTCTCCCCCGATCAAGCGGGAGGAAACGCCTACCAGCTATTAATGACTGCCATGAGGGATACAGGAAAGATTGGCATCGCCAAGATATCCATTCGCTCCAAAAGCAGTTTGGCCGCGATCCGTGTACTGGACGATTGCCTCTCTATGGAAACCATTTTCTATCCGGACGAGATCCGTCCCGTCTCTCAGGTTCCCAACTTGCCCGAGGTCCTGAACGTAAACGAAAAGGAGTTGACGATGGCGAAACTGCTGATCGATCAGTTATCCACTCCTTTTGAACCTGGTAAATATACAGACGACTACCGCGCCAAATTGCTGGATCTGATCAATCACAAAGTAGCCGGTGAAGAAATCAAAATTGCCCCTGCCAAGCCTGAAGCGAATGTCATGGATCTCATGGCAGCGCTGCAAGCAAGTATTGAAGCTGTGAAGCCCATTCCAACCGATCCCGGAACCACCACAGCCAAACCCAAAAAACGTGCTCCTAAGAAAACTTCGGTCCAAGCAGTGGCTGGAGGAGAGGCAGAGGCTCCTGCTCCTTCGAAAAGAAAGAAGGCTACGCCTAAGCCTAAGGCTTAA
- the ligD gene encoding non-homologous end-joining DNA ligase: MAHTIKGTITINGMELTVTNPDKLLWPEAGVTKAIYLQKLAALAPYLLTYTRNRLLTTIRYPHGAGGEFFYQKNAPEPVPEFVRTEMHDGIRYVVMNDLPDLLWLGNLAALEFHPSLHAVGNHLPCEWMIDLDPSQEEEPRIMQAALIVGETLTSLGLRSVPKTSGATGVQIIVPIRQGVTFDELRDIGYFVGKYVTQKHPDLFTLERLKKDRGDRIYFDYLQHYGGKTLAAPYTPRAKPGGTVSTPLTWDEVRNNVSIKDYHLMNIVERLTKTGDLIAAVEPQPVELIIQHLKQK, encoded by the coding sequence ATGGCCCATACAATAAAGGGCACCATAACGATTAATGGAATGGAACTTACTGTGACTAATCCAGACAAGTTGTTATGGCCCGAAGCAGGTGTAACCAAGGCTATCTATTTGCAAAAGTTGGCGGCACTGGCTCCCTACCTACTTACTTACACCCGTAATCGGCTGCTCACCACGATACGTTATCCGCATGGTGCAGGCGGCGAGTTTTTCTATCAGAAAAATGCCCCAGAGCCAGTTCCGGAGTTTGTGCGAACCGAGATGCATGACGGGATACGATATGTGGTGATGAACGACCTCCCTGATCTGTTATGGCTTGGCAATCTGGCCGCTCTGGAGTTTCATCCTTCCTTGCATGCCGTAGGCAACCATCTGCCTTGCGAGTGGATGATTGATCTCGATCCTTCGCAGGAAGAAGAACCTCGCATTATGCAGGCGGCCTTAATCGTGGGGGAAACGCTAACTTCGCTTGGTTTGAGATCGGTACCGAAAACATCCGGTGCCACAGGTGTACAGATTATTGTTCCGATCCGCCAAGGTGTAACCTTCGATGAATTAAGAGACATCGGTTATTTTGTAGGCAAATACGTCACTCAAAAACATCCGGATCTATTTACACTGGAACGACTAAAAAAAGATCGGGGGGATCGCATTTATTTTGATTACCTCCAGCATTACGGTGGCAAAACACTCGCAGCTCCTTACACTCCCCGCGCCAAGCCAGGCGGCACTGTGTCTACTCCACTCACATGGGATGAAGTGCGGAACAACGTTTCGATCAAGGATTACCACTTGATGAACATCGTGGAGCGCCTGACGAAGACCGGGGATCTGATCGCAGCTGTCGAACCTCAGCCTGTTGAACTGATCATCCAGCATTTAAAACAAAAATAG
- the tsaB gene encoding tRNA (adenosine(37)-N6)-threonylcarbamoyltransferase complex dimerization subunit type 1 TsaB, translating into MEDLQKQPRQRFLALDTSTAVMAASVMEGHVLLEERNERAERNHSVHVVPVMEQLLEASSTQPGQLDGIAVGIGPGSYTGIRIAVTAAKTLAWAWDIPVVGVSSLQAMAWGGWHSGLAAKAEAAAEDAAAGAGGTPSADQGGTGAAPVHWIVPLVDARRGQAYTALFASAGSAAPRRLAPDAIRMVDGWLEALAARMAEAAPEERPAAVWIVGETGPHAVAAAELRCPAGTALQLVPYELEGRWVGRLGAEALLAGQRDDVHALVPNYTQLAEAEANLLRKG; encoded by the coding sequence ATGGAAGATTTACAAAAACAGCCGCGCCAGCGGTTTTTGGCGTTGGATACATCGACTGCGGTGATGGCAGCCTCAGTTATGGAAGGCCACGTCCTTCTGGAAGAACGGAATGAACGGGCAGAACGCAACCATTCGGTACACGTCGTGCCTGTAATGGAGCAGCTGCTGGAAGCTAGCAGCACGCAGCCGGGACAGCTGGACGGCATTGCCGTGGGCATTGGCCCGGGCTCGTACACGGGCATCCGCATTGCGGTGACCGCGGCGAAAACGTTAGCCTGGGCGTGGGACATCCCGGTTGTCGGGGTGTCCAGCCTTCAGGCTATGGCCTGGGGCGGCTGGCACAGTGGCCTCGCCGCCAAGGCCGAAGCTGCGGCAGAGGATGCCGCAGCAGGGGCTGGCGGAACGCCATCCGCGGACCAGGGCGGCACTGGTGCCGCCCCTGTCCACTGGATCGTTCCGCTTGTGGATGCAAGGCGCGGTCAAGCCTATACCGCGCTGTTTGCCTCCGCGGGGAGCGCTGCGCCCCGGCGGCTGGCGCCAGATGCCATCCGTATGGTGGACGGATGGCTGGAAGCCCTCGCCGCCCGCATGGCGGAAGCGGCGCCGGAAGAGCGGCCCGCTGCCGTCTGGATTGTCGGCGAGACGGGCCCGCATGCGGTAGCAGCGGCTGAGCTTCGCTGCCCCGCAGGAACGGCGCTCCAGCTTGTACCCTATGAGCTGGAGGGCCGCTGGGTTGGGCGCTTAGGCGCCGAGGCGCTGCTTGCAGGTCAGCGAGATGACGTGCATGCGCTCGTGCCTAATTACACTCAGCTGGCTGAAGCGGAAGCCAACCTGCTACGCAAAGGCTAA
- the tsaD gene encoding tRNA (adenosine(37)-N6)-threonylcarbamoyltransferase complex transferase subunit TsaD, with protein MKDFNEKVSSAPSYILAVETSCDETSVAVVKDGREVLSNLISSQIETHKAFGGVVPEVASRKHVEVITLMLEQAIEQSGIRPRDLSAIAVTQGPGLVGALLVGIVAAKTMAMALGKPLIGTHHIAGHIYANRLTHELQYPAMALVVSGGHTELVHMESEGKFKLIGRTRDDAVGEAYDKVARALGCPYPGGPHVDRMAAEAEQAVPLPRVWLEADSYDFSLSGLKSAVLNVLNQAKMRGETLEPSAVARGFQEAVVEVLVEKAVRAVREYGSRQLLLCGGVAANRGLRSALQERCAKEGLELLIPPMEYCTDNAAMIGAAAYLKWQRGEISEFDAKADPGLSLEAWSVQSL; from the coding sequence ATGAAGGATTTCAATGAAAAGGTAAGTTCAGCACCATCTTATATATTGGCCGTGGAGACAAGCTGTGATGAAACATCCGTAGCGGTAGTCAAGGATGGACGGGAAGTGCTGTCCAATCTGATCTCCAGTCAGATCGAGACACATAAGGCATTTGGCGGAGTTGTACCTGAAGTGGCTTCGCGTAAACACGTTGAAGTCATTACACTGATGTTGGAACAGGCTATTGAACAATCTGGCATCCGTCCGCGTGATCTGAGTGCAATCGCCGTGACGCAAGGGCCTGGACTGGTTGGTGCATTGCTGGTCGGTATCGTCGCGGCGAAAACCATGGCCATGGCACTTGGCAAACCACTCATTGGCACACATCATATTGCGGGACATATCTATGCCAACAGACTTACCCATGAGCTGCAATATCCAGCGATGGCACTGGTGGTTTCCGGTGGTCATACCGAGCTTGTGCATATGGAATCCGAAGGCAAGTTCAAACTGATCGGCCGTACGCGTGACGATGCTGTAGGCGAGGCTTATGACAAAGTAGCGCGTGCACTGGGTTGTCCCTATCCGGGAGGACCACATGTGGACCGGATGGCTGCTGAAGCAGAGCAGGCGGTACCTTTGCCACGTGTCTGGCTGGAAGCAGATTCGTATGATTTCAGCCTGAGTGGTCTGAAGTCTGCTGTGTTGAATGTGCTGAATCAAGCCAAAATGCGCGGAGAAACGCTTGAACCATCGGCTGTGGCACGGGGCTTCCAGGAAGCTGTCGTCGAAGTGCTGGTAGAAAAAGCAGTAAGGGCTGTCCGTGAGTATGGATCACGTCAATTGCTGTTATGCGGTGGCGTTGCGGCAAACCGGGGATTGCGTTCAGCTTTGCAGGAGCGTTGTGCGAAGGAAGGGCTCGAATTGCTGATCCCGCCGATGGAATATTGCACCGACAATGCAGCGATGATTGGAGCTGCAGCGTATTTGAAATGGCAGCGGGGAGAAATCTCGGAATTTGATGCCAAAGCTGATCCTGGACTTTCACTTGAGGCATGGTCTGTACAATCGCTATAA
- the tsaE gene encoding tRNA (adenosine(37)-N6)-threonylcarbamoyltransferase complex ATPase subunit type 1 TsaE — MNQTHEQWVYHSHGIADTEVLASALAEQATAGMVIALDGDLGAGKTAFSQKFAWHLGVRDVVNSPTFTLIKEYEGRLPLYHMDVYRISLEEADELGLDEYFYGTGVSLVEWSSIIPELLPQEHLHVQIETTGPEDRTITLDGYGETYAAMCRQFRQNGVK, encoded by the coding sequence TTGAATCAGACGCATGAGCAGTGGGTGTATCACTCCCATGGCATTGCAGATACAGAAGTACTCGCGTCCGCACTCGCTGAACAGGCAACCGCCGGCATGGTGATTGCATTGGACGGTGATCTGGGCGCGGGCAAAACGGCATTTTCACAAAAGTTTGCCTGGCATTTGGGTGTACGTGATGTGGTCAACAGCCCCACGTTTACACTGATCAAGGAATACGAAGGGCGTCTGCCCTTATATCACATGGACGTGTATCGCATATCGCTGGAAGAAGCGGACGAGCTTGGACTGGATGAGTATTTCTATGGAACCGGAGTCAGTCTGGTTGAATGGTCCAGTATCATTCCCGAATTACTGCCGCAGGAACACTTGCATGTGCAGATTGAAACGACGGGTCCAGAGGATCGAACGATTACGCTGGATGGGTATGGCGAGACTTATGCTGCCATGTGCCGACAGTTCAGACAGAATGGAGTCAAATGA
- a CDS encoding VOC family protein gives MTSTYQIPATTHLGEVSLRISNLERSIQFYTEVVGLKLLERSEKVATMTADGKPSLLRLEQLTNAVTMPVRSTSGLYHFAILLPDRKSLGLALRNLAESGIEIGQGDHLVSEAFYISDPDQNGIEIYADRARDTWKRDADNNYIMSSDPVDVDSLFALAANEPWQGLPAGTVIGHVHFHVRGLEESRRFYTGVLGFDIVGNFANMSALFVSAGGYHHHIGLNIWAGTGAPVNPDNATGIDYFTIVYDEKEQLEQAVEQLRQSNASIEQQGKDWFTVDPQNIRIRLTTTS, from the coding sequence ATGACTTCTACTTATCAAATTCCTGCTACAACCCATCTGGGTGAAGTAAGTCTGCGTATCAGCAATTTGGAGCGATCCATTCAATTTTATACCGAGGTGGTCGGACTGAAACTGCTTGAACGCAGTGAAAAAGTCGCTACCATGACTGCCGATGGAAAGCCTTCGCTTCTACGCCTTGAGCAGTTGACCAATGCCGTGACGATGCCTGTTCGCTCCACTTCAGGCCTATATCACTTCGCCATCCTGCTGCCTGACCGTAAATCGCTGGGCCTTGCCCTCCGTAATCTGGCTGAATCCGGCATTGAAATTGGTCAGGGTGATCATCTGGTCAGTGAAGCATTCTACATTTCAGATCCGGATCAGAACGGTATCGAAATCTATGCAGACCGCGCCCGCGACACCTGGAAGCGAGATGCAGATAATAACTACATTATGTCAAGTGATCCTGTTGATGTAGACAGCCTGTTCGCTCTGGCCGCAAACGAGCCTTGGCAGGGATTGCCCGCCGGAACCGTCATTGGTCATGTTCATTTCCACGTACGTGGTTTGGAAGAATCGCGCCGTTTTTATACAGGAGTCCTTGGTTTCGACATCGTTGGTAACTTCGCCAATATGTCCGCCCTGTTTGTGTCCGCAGGCGGTTATCACCATCACATCGGGCTGAACATTTGGGCTGGTACAGGCGCCCCTGTAAATCCTGACAATGCGACAGGCATTGACTACTTCACCATCGTTTATGACGAGAAAGAACAATTGGAACAAGCTGTAGAGCAACTGCGTCAGTCGAACGCATCTATCGAACAGCAAGGTAAGGACTGGTTTACTGTAGACCCACAGAATATTCGCATTCGTTTGACCACAACGAGCTAA
- a CDS encoding GerAB/ArcD/ProY family transporter, translating into MIEKGRLTVRQLGSLMFLCTIGEQIIVFPSMITSYAHQDAWLSALLGVAGGAGILSIMLVVYKLQPRMNLIQHALHTLGPWIGAFISCFYLFYFLMGTSAFIREIGDFMTTQILPESPLFIVNLLFVFTLVWGLLSGLEPIGRSAEVFLPLIVLFLLILTVCLFPQSHLDNIKPVLGEGFLNPFKGFVAVLTYPYCELCIFLMLFPYAKKEAHWEKDILLAAIIGGLMLTLTLTICLLVMGPFMTQHHWFAAFNLSLKINIGNSLQRIEAFMASVWIIAVFFKSILFFYSFVLGITHLFKLSSYRPLILPGALLVLAMSIVLAPNENFYLKVVIPYWIDWDLTCGIAIPLLLIMVHKLRVRLRKS; encoded by the coding sequence ATGATTGAAAAGGGGCGTTTAACTGTAAGACAACTGGGCTCGCTGATGTTCTTATGCACGATTGGTGAACAGATTATCGTCTTCCCCTCGATGATCACTTCATATGCGCATCAGGATGCATGGTTGTCCGCATTATTGGGCGTTGCTGGAGGAGCAGGCATACTGTCCATTATGCTCGTTGTGTACAAACTGCAGCCCCGGATGAATCTGATTCAACATGCATTGCATACTCTTGGGCCCTGGATCGGGGCCTTCATCAGCTGTTTTTATCTATTCTATTTTCTAATGGGTACCTCCGCGTTTATACGAGAAATTGGGGATTTCATGACGACCCAGATCTTGCCTGAATCCCCGCTCTTCATTGTGAATTTGCTCTTTGTTTTCACTCTTGTCTGGGGGCTCTTATCTGGTCTGGAACCCATAGGCAGGAGCGCCGAGGTATTTCTTCCCCTGATTGTGCTATTTCTGCTCATTCTGACCGTCTGTCTGTTCCCGCAATCACATCTGGACAACATCAAGCCTGTTCTTGGAGAAGGATTTCTGAATCCCTTTAAAGGCTTTGTCGCTGTGCTTACCTATCCTTATTGTGAATTGTGTATCTTTCTTATGCTCTTTCCTTATGCCAAAAAGGAAGCACATTGGGAAAAGGATATCCTTCTGGCAGCCATTATAGGCGGATTGATGCTTACCCTAACGCTAACCATCTGTCTGCTGGTCATGGGGCCATTTATGACGCAGCACCATTGGTTCGCAGCATTTAATCTGTCGCTGAAGATTAACATAGGCAACTCTTTGCAACGGATCGAAGCCTTTATGGCTTCCGTCTGGATTATCGCCGTCTTTTTCAAAAGCATTCTGTTTTTCTATAGCTTTGTACTCGGAATCACTCATCTCTTCAAATTGTCCAGCTATCGTCCACTCATTTTGCCTGGTGCCCTGTTGGTTCTGGCCATGTCCATTGTTCTAGCTCCAAACGAAAATTTCTATCTCAAGGTTGTTATTCCATATTGGATTGATTGGGACCTGACCTGTGGCATTGCAATTCCTTTGCTGCTCATTATGGTACATAAACTAAGGGTACGGCTGCGGAAGAGTTAA
- a CDS encoding ATP-dependent DNA ligase, with the protein MFNPLVPFEPISRDVIPSGQNWIAQIKWDGVRMLAYEDGQGIQLINRRLHNRTAQYPELVQPRNLCSVPSYILDGEIIALDPDTGKPSFYHVLRRDRMSRPDGIAQAVNQIPVTYMVFDILFCDGVWVTDQPLAKRQRLLHQVLNPAPHVQEVTNTSDPDALLTVMRQHQMEGIVCKDLSSTYGINGKDQRWQKVKIFHDLYAMIGGVTYRSGIVNAIAVGVYDGPNFVYIGHVGTGKLNSDSWRKLTEEVQPLIRKDRPFHNIPERSAETTWVEPQIGVKVQFMELTHHLTLRHPSIQAFASVKRDECEISQISHLIPER; encoded by the coding sequence ATGTTCAATCCTCTGGTTCCTTTTGAACCTATATCCCGAGATGTGATCCCTAGCGGGCAAAACTGGATTGCCCAAATCAAATGGGATGGGGTCCGCATGCTTGCTTACGAGGACGGACAGGGAATTCAATTAATTAATCGCAGATTGCACAACCGAACTGCGCAATATCCTGAGCTGGTTCAGCCACGCAATCTGTGCTCCGTCCCTTCTTATATTTTGGATGGAGAGATTATTGCCCTTGACCCGGATACGGGAAAACCGTCCTTCTATCACGTGTTGCGGCGAGATCGCATGAGCAGACCGGACGGCATTGCCCAAGCTGTAAACCAGATTCCGGTGACTTATATGGTATTTGATATTCTTTTCTGCGATGGGGTATGGGTCACAGATCAACCACTTGCAAAACGTCAGCGTCTGCTGCATCAAGTTCTGAATCCTGCTCCCCATGTTCAGGAGGTGACCAACACGTCAGATCCGGACGCCCTGCTCACTGTGATGAGACAGCACCAGATGGAGGGAATTGTATGTAAAGACCTTTCCAGTACCTATGGAATCAACGGTAAGGATCAACGCTGGCAGAAGGTCAAGATTTTCCACGATCTATATGCGATGATTGGCGGGGTCACCTACCGCAGTGGTATCGTCAATGCAATCGCAGTTGGTGTATATGATGGGCCAAACTTTGTCTATATTGGTCATGTCGGCACGGGTAAACTGAACTCGGACTCCTGGCGTAAACTAACCGAAGAAGTACAGCCTCTCATCCGAAAGGATAGACCATTCCATAACATACCTGAGAGAAGCGCGGAGACGACATGGGTTGAACCACAGATCGGAGTCAAAGTGCAATTCATGGAACTCACCCACCATCTTACCCTACGTCACCCAAGCATCCAGGCTTTTGCTTCGGTAAAGCGAGATGAGTGTGAGATCAGCCAGATCAGTCATCTTATCCCTGAACGATAA